In one Rutidosis leptorrhynchoides isolate AG116_Rl617_1_P2 chromosome 8, CSIRO_AGI_Rlap_v1, whole genome shotgun sequence genomic region, the following are encoded:
- the LOC139862768 gene encoding protein CURVATURE THYLAKOID 1A, chloroplastic-like: MATNTTSMASTAVMLARTPTATTTVSCTTLPNLPPRPFPASIKMVSGSRRLSLFQIKTSEDASSSIDTSSSIDTDEFFADLKKKWDAVENKPLVIIYGTGGAVAIWLSSVIIGAINKFPLLPNIMELVGVGYSGWFVYRYLLFESSRKELSTSIESIKKKITEI; this comes from the exons ATGGCAACAAACACCACTTCAATGGCGTCTACTGCCGTCATGTTAGCTCGAACACCAACTGCAACCACCACTGTTAGTTGTACCACCTTACCTAACCTCCCACCTCGCCCATTTCCGGCTTCCATCAAAATGGTTTCAG GGTCGAGAAGGTTATCTCTGTTTCAAATCAAGACCTCAGAAGATGCATCATCTTCGATTGATACATCATCCTCCATCGATACAGATGAGTTTTTCGCTGACCTAAAGAAAAAG TGGGATGCTGTTGAAAACAAGCCACTAGTTATAATCTATGGAACAGGAGGAGCTGTTGCTATTTGGCTATCTTCGGTTATTATTGGCGCCATCAACAAATTCCCATTG CTTCCCAATATCATGGAGTTGGTAGGAGTTGGATATTCTGGATGGTTTGTCTACAGATATCTTCTGTTTGAG TCAAGCAGGAAAGAATTGAGCACAAGCATAGAGTCGATCAAAAAGAAGATCACAGAGATATAG
- the LOC139861910 gene encoding LOW QUALITY PROTEIN: BTB/POZ domain-containing protein POB1-like (The sequence of the model RefSeq protein was modified relative to this genomic sequence to represent the inferred CDS: deleted 2 bases in 2 codons), with product MLFVNAWHRYFVTTDRFQKEVLKLPIDEVEAILSSDDLQVASEDAVYDFVLKWARIHFPKLKDRRVMLTTRLAQCIRFPYMTCRKLKKVLTCNDFDPYLAQKAVIEALFFKTEAPHKKRDYVGDKSSNLYHRFVERAYKYRPVKVVEFEQPRQQCVVYLDLKRDECASLFPSGRVYSQAFDLGGQGFFLSAHCNMDRQGLSHCFGFFLGMRGKGSVSLSVDYEFAVRSKSTEEYVRKYKGNHSFTGGKSVGYRNLFSIPWTSFIGEESVYFIDGILHLRAELTIRQ from the exons ATGTTATTTGTAAATGCATGGCATCGATATTTTGTTACAACTGACAGGTTTCAAAAAGAGGTTCTTAAGTTGCCAATTGATGAGGTGGAAGCTATTTTGTCTAGTGATGATCTACAGGTGGCATCTGAGGATGCGGTTTACGACTTTGTCCTGAAGTGGGCCCGGATCCATTTCCCTAAATTAAAGGACCGGCGTGTAATGTTAACGACTCGTCTTGCACAATGTATCCGATTCCCTTACATGACATGCAGAAAGCTCAAAAAGGTCCTAACTTGCAATGATTTTGACCCTTATTTAGCCCAAAAGGCTGTTATAGAAGCACTCTTTTTTAAAACCGAGGCCCCTCACAAGAAACGTGATTACGTTGGTGATAAAAGCTCGAATCTTTACCATCGGTTTGTGGAACGGGCCTATAAGTACCGGCCCGTAAAAGTGGTTGAATTTGAACAGCCACGTCAGCAATGTGTGGTGTATTTGGATCTGAAACGTGATGAGTGTGCAAGTTTGTTTCCTTCGGGACGGGTTTATTCTCAAGCGTTTGATTTGGGTGGGCAAGGGTTTTTTTTGTCTGCCCATTGTAATATG GACCGACAAGGGTTATCTCACTGTTTC GGTTTTTTTTTGGGTATGCGAGGAAAAGGGTCGGTTTCTTTAAGTGTTGACTATGAATTTGCAGTtaggtcaaagtcaacagaagaaTATGTTAGGAAATATAAAGGGAACCACAGTTTTACAGGTGGAAAATCTGTTGGGTACCGTAACTTGTTTTCGATTCCGTGGACTTCGTTTATTGGTGAAGAAAGTGTTTACTTCATTGATGGAATATTGCATCTTAGGGCTGAGCTTACAATTAGGCAGTGA